From the genome of Scytonema hofmannii PCC 7110, one region includes:
- a CDS encoding phosphoribosyltransferase, whose product MPQNPLFADRTQAGEKLAEAIHNILTQQTIDSGVKPRTIVYALPRGGIPVASPVARLLGCPLTIEVAKKISHPKNSELAIGAVTASGNVLWEEQGIFRTIPTSQLQEVALNSAIEQAQFLQVQLDSACPQVDPKGATLILVDDGIATGMTMAVAAKSLRTLSPAEIWLCSPVAPLKLLPWLHQWGDRLIVLATPKHFLSVSHFYSEFPQVETSEALKILNSEF is encoded by the coding sequence ATGCCACAAAATCCACTTTTTGCCGATCGCACCCAAGCTGGTGAAAAACTAGCGGAGGCAATTCACAATATTTTGACCCAGCAAACTATTGACTCTGGGGTGAAGCCAAGAACAATAGTTTATGCTTTACCACGAGGAGGAATACCAGTTGCTTCCCCAGTCGCACGTCTTTTGGGTTGTCCGCTAACGATAGAAGTGGCCAAAAAAATTAGCCATCCAAAAAATTCTGAGTTGGCGATTGGTGCGGTCACTGCTTCAGGTAATGTACTTTGGGAGGAGCAAGGGATCTTTCGCACAATCCCAACCTCGCAGTTGCAAGAAGTCGCGTTAAACTCTGCCATAGAACAAGCTCAATTTCTTCAAGTTCAATTAGATTCTGCTTGTCCCCAAGTCGATCCTAAGGGTGCTACGCTCATTTTGGTTGATGATGGTATTGCAACAGGTATGACAATGGCAGTAGCAGCAAAGTCTTTGAGAACACTTTCTCCTGCAGAAATTTGGCTTTGTTCCCCAGTCGCACCTCTAAAATTGCTACCTTGGCTGCATCAGTGGGGCGATCGCTTAATTGTATTGGCAACACCAAAACATTTCTTGAGCGTGAGCCATTTTTACTCAGAATTTCCGCAAGTAGAAACAAGCGAAGCTTTAAAAATTTTGAATTCTGAATTCTGA